The Gemmatimonadota bacterium DH-78 region CCCCGACTGGAGCTTCGCCACCTCGGCGCTGTCGGAGCAGGGCCTGAGTTCGACCGTGGGCTACGCCGACATGATCGACCACCACCTCGTGTCGGACGAAGCCGCCGCGTGGTACGTGAGCGGATCGGCGGAGGCGTGGCGGGTGGACCGGTGGATCGACGACTACGGCCGCACCACCACCGACCACTACCCCGTACTGACGCGCTACACCCTCCCCGGCCGCTGAGGCCGAGGAGGGTGCGGGGCACTGCCGACGAGCGACGTCGAGATCAGAGGATCTCGAGCAGCTCCACCTCGAAGACGAGCGTGGCGTCCGGGCCGATCACCGGGCCGGAGCCCTGCGGCCCGTAGGCCAGATCGCTCGGGATCACGAAGCGGTAGGTCGAGCCGACCGTCATGAGCTGGAGCCCCTCGGAGAAGCCGCTCACGAACTGGTTCACGCCCAGCTCGAGGGGGGTCTCACCCGACGCGTCGAACTCGGTGCCGTCGATCAGCGACCCCTTGTAGTGGATCGCGACGCGGTCGGTGGGCGCGGGCGAGGCGCCGGTGCCCTCTTCGAGCACCTCGTACTGCAGCCCCGACGCGGTGACCTGCACCCCTTCGCGAGCGGCGTTCTCGGCGAGGTAGGCCTCGCCCGCCGCGCGGTTCTCGGCGCCGGCCGCCTCGCGCTCCTCCATCATGCGCTGGTTGACCGTCTCGCTGAACGCCTGCAGCGCGACCTGGATCTCCGTCGCCTCGATCGCGGGCTCGTTGCCGGCCATGGCGTCGGCGATGCCGCGCTGGAAGGCCGCCATGTCGAGGCTGCCCTCGGCGGGGGCGATCTGCTGCCCCATGTTCAGACCGATTCCGTAGCTGGCGATCTGCTCCTGCGTCTCGAGGGCGGCCGACGAGGTGTCGGCGGCGTCCGCGCAGGCGGAGGCGAGGAGGGTGGCGGCCGCGAGGGCCGGCATCAAACGGTGAGCCATGACGTTTCCTTTCCGGGTCGTGGGGAGACTCGAAAGGTAACGTCCGGAGCGCGGGCTTCAACGTCCCTCGCGACCGCGGCGTTGCCCGATCCCGTCCGACACTCGCACTTTCACGGCTGGTTCCCGCGTCTCTCCCTCCCCGACCGCCGATGCTCCGCACCCCACCGATGATCCGCACCGCGTTCGCCCTGGCCGCCCTCTCGGTGGCCGCCCTCGCCGCCCCCGCGGCCGCCCAGGACTGGAGCGGCGTCACCCTCCGCCCCGAGCCGAGCAGCCTGTCGCTGGAGGCGGGCGGGTCCGCGCCGCTGACCGTGACGGCCCACGACGCGTCGGGGGCCGAGGTGGAGGTGACGCTCCGCTACGCCGCGCCGCGCTCCGCCCTGCGCGTGCGCGACGGCGTGGTCGAGGCCATCGCCGCCGGCAGCTGGGAGATCGTGGCGAGCGTGGTGGTGTCGGCGGAGTCGGAGGTGGCCCCGCCCACGGTGCGGATTCCGGTCACGGTGGAGTGGCCCTCGGTCTCGCGGATCGAGGTGCTCGCCGACGAGGGGCGCCTGCATGTCGGCACGCGCGTGGACCATCGCGCACGGGCCTTCCACGCCGACGGGTCGCAGCGCCCCGAGGCCGCGATCGAGTGGTCGTCGTCCGACGAATCGGTGGCGCGGGTCACCTCGTGGGGCACCGTGGAGGGCACCGGCGCCGGCACCGCGACGATCACGGCGGCGCTCGAGGGCGCTCGGGAGAGCTTCGAGGTGGAGGTCGCGCCCTTCGACGTGGCCTCCATGCGGCTGACCGGCGGGGCCGACGAGGCGCGTACCGGTGAGACGCTCACATTCGAGGTCGACGCGCGCGACGCCGCCGGCGCGGCGGTCGACGGGCTCTCCGTCACCTGGAGCGCCACCTTCGTGCCCGACGACTCCATCCAGGCGCCCGGCGCGGGGGCGCTGGTGCGGGACGGGCGCTTCGTGGGCGAGGTGCCCGGCCGGTACGAGGTGTTCGCCACCGCCGGGGAGCGGGTGGCGCGCCGCACCATCGACGTGCGCCCTCGCGAGGCGATCCACGAGGTGGAGTTCACCGGCCAGGGGGGCGTGCGCCACGTGCACACCTCCGACCTGTGGGTCTTCGAGGGCACCGACGGCCGCGACTACGCCATCACCGGCACCTGGGGCGGCGACGGCGTCGCCTACTTCTGGGACGTGACCGATCCGGCCACGCCCATGGTCTACGACTCCATCCAGGTCGACGCCCGCACGGTCAACGACGTGAAGGTGTCGCCCGACGGTCGCTGGGGCGCGCTCTCGCGTGAGGGCGCCTCCAACCGTCGCAACGGAGTGGTGATCCTCGACCTGGCCGACCCGCGCAATCCGCGGGTGGCCGCCACCTACGACCAGGGGCTCACCGGCGGCGTGCACAACATGTTCGCCACCAACGAGCACCTCTTCGCACTGTCCGGCGGCGACAAGTACGTGATCCTCGACATGAGCGATCTCGACGCGCCCGCCTTCGTGAGCGAGTACAACCACCCCGACAGCCGCATCCACGACGTGTGGGTGCACGACGGCGTGGCCTACTCGTCGGAATGGGGCACCGGGGTGGTGGTGGTGGATGTCGGCAACGGCCGCTGGGGCGGCACGATCGACAACCCGGTGTTCGTGACCAGCGTGCCCTATCCGGTGGGCCGCACGCATGCCGCCTTCCCCTACGTGCAGGAGTCGACGGGCAAGGTGTACCTCTTCCTCGGCGACGAGATCCTGAGCCGTACGGGAGCGGCCTTCGCGGGCTACGGCAGCGACGACCCCTGGGATCCCGCCACCGGCGAGGGGGGCGTTCAGGCGCCCACCTCGGGCTACATCCACATCATCGACTTCACCGATCCCGAAAACCCCGAAGACGTCGCCCGCTACGAGGTGCCCGAGTTCGGCACGCACAACCTCTGGGTGGAGGACGACGTGCTCTACGTGGCGTACTACGAAGGGGGACTCCGGGTGGTCGACGTCGAGGGAGAGCTGCTGGGCAACCTGGCCACGCAGGGTCGCGAAATGGCCGTCTTCAAGGCCTTCGACCCGCAGGGATTCCTGGTGAACTCGCCCAACGCCTGGGGCCCGCAGCCCTACAAGGGCCACGTGTTCTTCAGCGACTTCAATTCCGGCCTGTGGTCGGTCCGGATCGTCCCGAAGGACCGCCCGATCAGCTGAGCGCGTGCCCCCGCCCGCGGCGGCGGGGGCACGGCCCGGATCAGTTCGAGGGGGCGGGCTCCATCTTCCAGAAGGTGATGCCCCCCGCCTGCTGGCCGACTTCGAGCGAGGCCACCTGCTCGAGGTCGCCCAGGTCGTAGATGTCGACCTTGCCGGGCTCGGCACCCACCCCTTCCACGCTCACGAAGGCGTACCGGGAGTCGGGCGAGATCACCACACCGTGCGTGACGGTCGTGGTCGAGGGCACCGAGCCGAGGCTCGCCCCCGACTCGAGGTCGAAGAACTCCACTCCGGCCCCCTGCTTCAGGGTGGCCACCAGCAGACGACCGTCGGGGGTGACGTCGAGGTTGTACGGGCCCCGGCCGGTCTCGAACACCCGCTTCAGCGACCATTCGGCGCGGTCCACCTCGAGAATGCGATCACCCTTGTTGCAGGCCACGTACACCATCGTTCCATCCGCCGAGGGCTCGGCCCAGGTGGGCGAGCAGCTCGGATCCATCGACATGCCCTGCATGCCCCCCATCTCCATCGACGAGTGGTCCATCCCCATGGCGGAGTGGTCCATCGCCATCGACTCGGCGGGACCCTCTTCCCCGACCGCCACGGAGAAGCGCCGCGACACCTCGAAGGTGCGCGTGTCGATCTCCACCATGAGGTCGTCCATCATGCAGTTCGAGTAGGCGAACACCCCCGAGGGCTCCATCCGGAGTCCGTGGGGCATGACGCAGGTCTCGATCTGGTCCACCTCGATCATGTCGGGCGTGTAGACCACCGACACCGTGCTCGGCACCATCTCGCCGTGCAGGTTGAAATTGACGATCAGGGCGTAGAGGCCGTCGGGCGTGAGGTCCATCGTGGCCGGAAACCACCCGAGCAGGATGGGGTCGGCCACCAGGGTGTCGGCGCCCGCGTCGAACTTCCACAGCTTGCCGTCGGGCACGCCGTGACCCGTGGTCATGTAGATGAAGCGCCCGTCCGGCGAGGTGGCGAAGCCGTGCGGCCCCTCGTTCTCGACGGCCAGTTCGCCGACGGGAATCGTGCGATCGATCGACGCCCCGTCGGGGCCCAGCCGAACCCGGTGCATGAGGTCGGCCGACTCGGCCCCCACGTAGGCGTAGTAGACCGCGTCGCTCGACGCCGCGGCTCCCGCGGTCGGGCTCGGTGCGGCGGCCCCGCCCGCCGGGGCGCCCCCGCAGCCGGCGGCCATGAGGAGGGCGAGGAGACTTCCGGAGCGGATGGGCGCGGTCATGGCGTTCTTCAGGCTGGATCGATCACGGGTGCGTGCAGAGGCGCGCGTGCCTATACTCGGACGCACATACTCTAGAAGTACGGGCCTGTCCCCGCTATGCCGACCGGCTCCATGACGACCTCTTTCCGGTGCACTACACGATGAAGACCCTTCGAATCCTCGCCCTCGCCGCCGCGGTCGCCGCCTTCGCGCCGGCTCCGGGCGCTGCGCAGGACGCCTCTCTCGACGCCGCCCGACGGGTGGCCTCGCTTCGCGCGGAACCCGCCGAAGTGACGGTCGAACAGGGCGCGACCACCGCCTTCCGCGTGGTGGCCGTCGACGCCTCCGGCAACGTGGTCGAGGGGGCCGACATCCGGGTGGTTGGACGGGGCGTGGCCGTCGACCTCGAGGCCGGCCGCCTCACCGGCGGGGCCGGTGGCGAGGCCACGGTCATCGCGTCGCTCGTGGTGCCCGACGACTTCACCGGCGAGCCGCCGCAGCTTCGCGTGCCGGTGACGGTCACCTGGCCCGCCGTCGACCGCATCGACATCGCGGCCCGGTCGAGCAAGACGCTGTACGCCGGCACCGGCATCCGCCACTCGGCTCGGGCGCTGCACGCCGACGGGTCGGTGCGGCCGGGCGCGACCTTCTCCTGGTCGTCGTCGGATCCGGCGATCGCCACCGTCGACGCCTTCGGAAACGTCGAGGCGCTGGCGGCGGGAACGGTCACGATCCGGGCCGACGCCGAGGGCGCGCGCGGATCGGTCACCTACACGGTGCCGGCCTTCCCCGCGGAGTCCCTCGAGATCGAGGGCGGGGCCGAGCAGGCGCTGCAGGGTGACGTGGTCGCCTTCGAGGCCGTCGCGACCGGCGCCTCGGGCGCGGTGACCGACCTGCCGATCACCTGGGCCACCTACTATGTGCCCGACGACACGATCAACGCGCCCGGTGCGGCCGGAATCGTGGAGGAGGGCCGCTTCGTGGGCGAGTCGCCCGGCCAGTACACCGTGGTCGCCACCGCCGGCGACCTCGTGGCGCGGCGCACGATCGACATCCGCCCGCGTGAGGCGGTTCGCGAGGTGGAGGTGATGGGTCAGGGTTCGGTGAGCCACGTGCACACCTCCGACCTGTGGGTCTACGAAGGTGTCGACGGCCGCGATTACGCCGTGACCGGCACCTGGGGCGGCGACGGCTGGTCGTACTTCTGGGACGTGACCAACCCGGCCGCCGTCACGAAGATCGACTCGATCCAGGTGGATGCCCGCACCGTCAACGACGTGAAGGTGTCGCCCGACGGCCGCTACGCCGCGCTGTCGCGAGAGGGGGCCTCCAACCGCCGCAACGGCGTGGTGCTCATCGACCTCGCCGATCCGCGCGCGCCGCGGATCGTCTCGACCTTCGACGAGGGGCTCACCGGCGGCGTGCACAACATGTTCGCCACCGAGGACTACCTCTTCGCCCTCTCGGGCGGGGACAAGTTCGTGATCCTCGATGTGCGCGACCTGGAGAATCCCACCTACGTGAGCGAGTACAACCACCCCGACAGCCGCACCCACGACGTGTGGGTGTACGACGGTCTCGCCTACTCGTCGGAGTGGGGCAACGGCGTGGTGGTGGTCGATGTCGGCAACGGCCGCTGGGGCGGCACCATCGAGAACCCGGTGTTCGTGACCAACGTGCCCTACCCGGTCGGGCGGACGCACGCGGCCTTCCCCTACTACCAGGAGTCGACGGGCAAGGTCTACCTGTTCCTGGGCGACGAGATCCTGAACCGCGGCGGGGCCCCCTGGGCCGGCGCGGGGCTCTCCGGCATTCCGCGGGAGCCGGGACAGCAGCCGACGGTCACCTCGGGCTACATCCACATCATCGACTTCACCGATCCCGAGAACCCGAAGGACGTCGCTCGCTACGAAGTGCCCGAGTACGGCACGCACAACCTCTGGGTGGAAGACGACGTGCTCTACGTGGCCTACTACGAGGGCGGCGTGCGGGTGGTCGACGTCGGCGGTGAACTGATGGGCAACCTCGCCACGCAGGGGCGCGAGATGGCCGTGTTCAAGGCCCACGACCCGAACGGATTCGTCGCCAACGGCCCCTTCGCCTGGGGCCCGCAGCCCTTCAAGGGCCACCTCTTCTTCAGCGACTTCAACTCCGGCCTCTGGTCGATCCGCATCACCCCGCGGAATCGCCCCACGACCTGATCGAACGTCGAGGGCCCTTCCCGGTGCGTCGCGCTCCGGGAGGGCCGCGGGACAGTCGTTCTCGAGGGGCCGGGGCGCCGAATCGGCGTTCCGGCCCTTCGTGTCGTCTCCGCTCCGGACCGAGCGGGCCCACGCCCGCTACCGATTCGCGACCGGGCGATGGCGCAGGATCTCGCGGCGCAGCCTGGCCGCACCCGGGAACCCCGGAACACCGCTCCAGCTCTCGTTAACGAAGGGGTGTTCGCCACGAAGACGACCCTCCGACAGGGAGCAGCTTTGGGTAGATCCCACAAGACCACGGACCTCGACAAGGCGCGCGACGAACTCATGAGTCACGTCGTGCGATGTGAAGTCCTCGAAGCGGCGATGGAACACCGCCTCGAGTGGCTCGATGATACGATAGACTACATGGCCGGACGCTGGCCTTCACTGAGCGATCTTCAGCTGGCCCATCTGGAGATGATGGGGCGCGAGTACCTGCGTCCCGTGATCCAGCACGGTTCCGGCAACACCGCCCTCAACCGGCCCGAGGGCCCCACCATCGAGTCGATGAGTGAGGGCGCGGCCGTCGTCGAGGTGATCGAGGAGGCGCAGGCCGCCTGATCGGCCGGCGCACCTCGGGCTCCGCCGCGAACGCGGCGCGAGCTACCGATCCGCCCGCCCTTCCGAGACGCGATCCTCGAGGGTGATCACCCGAGCGCCCCGCCTCCAGCGGGCCAGGGTGTCGCCCTCGGACTCGAGACCGAGCCCCCAGGTCGCGTCCCGGAGGGCGGTGACGGTTCGACCCCGGTCGATGAGCCCATCGACCGCCTGCGTGACACACACGTCGCGCGCCACCCCCAGCACCACGAACTCGGGATCGTCGAGGCGCTCCGCGACGGCCTCGACGAAGGCGTCGGTGCCGGCGTTCCCCTCGAACACGTCGAAGCGCGTCTTGCGAATGAAGACGGCGCGGCCGGAGTCGATCGCCTCCCGCGCGGTCCGCACTCCCTCTCGGGGTCCCGCTCCCACGTCGAGCACCAGCGGATTCGCCGGGGCCACCGCCGGCAGCAGGGCGGCTCCCTCGCGCTCGACCCGATCCTCGGAGCGCCCCATGCAGTGCGGCGGATAGGTGCCCAGCGCGGGATTCGGGGACTCCGGCTCGATCTCGGCGTCGCCCAGGGCGTGCCAGTCGCCCGTGAAGACCACGAGGTCGGCATGCCCCTCGAGCCACCGCACCGCGAGGGCGATCCGCTCCGCCACCACCGCGGCGCCCGGATCTTCCGGGTCGTCGAGATGGCGAACGTACAGGCGGCCATCGGGTCGCATGAAGTCGTTCTGCACGTCGACCACCCAGCCGACCAGCCCGCGGCGGTTCACGGCGCCCACTCCGGGACTTTCAGCCGTGCCGGACGCGCCGTCTCTGCCCGGGGCCTCACGACACCCGCTCCAGCCGAGGGTTGTCGGTGAAGCCCCGCCCCACCTTGGCCACGTCGCGGTCCCCGATCCGAACCACGTCGGCGGTGAAGTCGTACCGGCCGCGGATGAGCGCCGAGCCCACCCCGTAGGCGTCCACGGGCACGCGAGCCTCCTTGAATCTGCGGATCTTGTCGGCGTCGAAGCCTCCCGACACCACGATGTCGACGAAATCGAAGCCGGCCGCATCGAGCGCATCGCGCACTTTCCGCACCAGCGTCGGGTTCACCCCGCGAGGGTCGAACCGGCCCATGTCCGGTACCACCGACCGGTCGACCAGATGGGCCGACGTGTCGAGGCGGACCGCGTGGAGTCGATGCCCCAGCGCCCGCGCCACGTCGAGTGCCGTGCCGACGCTGTCGTTGGTGAAGTCGACGAGGCTGATCACGCGCACGTGGTCGGGCATCTGTCGCGCGAAGGCCGTGGTGGCGGCCACGGTGTCGCCCCCGAAGGCCGCGATCAGCCCGTGGGGCACCGTGCCCATTCCCTCCGACCCCCACCAGGAGGCCTGCGCGTCGGTCGACACCCCGATCGCCCCGGCGATGTGCGCCGCGTACCCGTCACCCGTCTGCACCATCCAGTGGTCGTGCCGCGCCGGAAAGAAGAGCACCGGCTCGGGCCACGCGGCCTCGACCACCGTCCGCGTGTTGGTGGCCACCATCGTCCGGCGTGCCAGCACGCCCAGGTAGAGGGTCTCCAGATGGGCGAAGGCCGTGTAGGGGCCGACGATGTGCATCACCGGCTCCCAGGGCGAGGCGCGATCGCCGTCGCGCAGGGACCAAACCTCGAGATCGGAGAAGTCGTAGCCCTCGGTCAGGCACTGCTTGAGAATCGCGATCGCCTCGTCGGTGCCGGCCACCCAGGCGTCGTTCTTCTGGAACACCTGCATGGTCACGACGGGGTCGGCGGCCTCCCCCTGCAGCACTTCGCGCGTGCGCACGAAGTACTTGTCGGAGTAGTACCCGGCCCGCATGCGCTCGGCGGGGAGTTGAAACACCTCGGGGCCGAGGCGGACCTCGGGGCGGAGTGGAGGTGGGGGACCGGCCGCGCTGGAGTCCATGAATGCAGGGGTGGAGGAAGCGGAGGGAAGTCCGTACGCCGGTGCGATACGCCGAGCCGGCCCTTGTGATCCATACCCCGTGCTCCGATCCTATGGAGTCCGTCGGGCCGGCGGCTCTCCACGTCGCCCCCGCTCCGATCTTCTGCTCGCTTCGATGCTCTCCACCCTCCTCTGGGTTCTGGGCGCCACCCTCGCCACCTCCTTCCTCTGTTCGATTCTGGAGGCGGTGCTGCTCTCCATCACGCACTCCCACGTGGTGATGCTGCAGGAGAAAGGGGACGCCGCCGGCGACCTGCTCGAGCGGATGCGGACCAAGGTCGACGAACCGATCGCCGCGATCCTCACCCTCAACACCATCGCCAACACGCTGGGCGCCACGACCGCGGGCGCCCTCATCGTACAGATCTACGGCGAGCGCTGGATGGGGGTGTTCGGCGCCGTTCTGACGCTCGCGATCCTGCTCTTCTCGGAGATCATCCCGAAGACGCTCGGGGCCACCTTCTGGCCCACGTTGTCGCGCCCCGCCGCATGGACGCTGCGGGTGATGGTGGTGCTGATGAAGCCGATCCTCGTGCCGCTCTCGTGGTTCGCGCGGGCGATCGCGGGCAACACGAGCCGCCCCTCGGTGAGCCGCGCCGAGATCGAGGTGCTGGCCGAGATCGGCCGTCGCGAAGGCACCCTCGACGAAGACGAATGGCAGGTGGTCTCGAACGTGATCCGACTCGACCAGGTGACGGTGGCCGAGGTGATGACGCCACGGACCGACATGGTCGCCATCCCGGTCGAGGCCTCGCTCCAGGAGGCCATGGATGTGATGCTCGACCGCGGACACCTGAGGATTCCGGTCTTCGAGGGATCCACCGACCGGATCGTGGGAATCCTGCTCGCCCGCGACCTCTGGCGCGCGGCCCGCGACGGAGGAGGCCCGATCGATGCCATCATGCGGCCCGCCCTCTTCTCGCCCTCGGGCAAACCGGTCGAGGACCTGATCCCCGAAATGCGCGTGCAGCGCAACAAGATGGCGATCGTAGTCGACGAGTTCGGGGGCACCGCCGGCCTCGTGACGCTGGAGGACCTGATCGAGGAAATCATCGGGGAAATCCAGGACGAGCACGAAGGCGACGAACCCGAAGACTTCTACGAGCTCGACGGCGGGCGCATCCGCGTGTGGGGCGGCGTGCCCGTACGCGAGGTGGCCGACGAACTCGGGATCGATCTACCCGAGGAGCCCCACGACACCCTTGGCGGCTACCTCTTCGGCCAGCTGAGCCGGGTCGGCCGCGTCGGCGACGTGGTCGAGGTGAACGCCTCCGGCCGCTTCCGCATCACCCGCATGCGCGGGCGGAGGATCGAATACGCGGTCTGGCAGCCCGCACGAGCGAGGGAGAACGGGGGCGGGTAGCTGGTGGGGGGTGGTTGGTGGGGGTGCGGGGTGGGTGCGGGAACGGGGTGGGTGCGGGGGCGGGGTGGGTGCGGGAGCGGCATCCGGCAGGTGCGGGGCGGGTGCGGGGCAGGTGCGGGGCGGGTGCGAGGGCAGGTGCGGGTGCGAGGGCCGAGCGGGCGCGAGCGGCGGCCGGGCGGGCGCTTCCGACCAGTCGAGCCCCGCGTTCCGGCCATTGCGACCCCGCGTAGCATTCTCGCTCAGTTTCGTACCAGTCGTCGGTAGCACCACCCGCCACTGTCACCCAGCGTAGCGAGAGCGCTCCGCGGGGTCGCAGTCGCCGGATCGCAGCCTACGATTGGCGCGCAGCGACCGCTTCTCGCGACGGTTGGGGCGGCCAGCGGGCCGGGCATGGACAGTCCGTCGCAGTCGCCGGATCACAGCCTACCATTGGCGCGCAGCGACCGCTTCTCGCCGCGGTCGCGGCGGTCAGCGCAGTCGGGGCGGCCAGCGGGCCGGGAACCGGCCTGGGGCGGGCGTTTCCAACCACTCGTACCCGGCGGTCGGACGAGTGCGACCCCGCGTAGCGCTCTCGCTGCATTCCGTGGCACTCGCCGACCTCGCCAATCCCCACTGTCACCCAGCGTAGCGAGAGCGCTCCGCTCCGTCGCAGTCGCCGGATCGCAGCCTACCATTGGCGCGCAGCGACCGCTTCTCGCGACGGTTGGGGCGGCCAGCGGGCCGGGCATGGACAGTCCGTCGCAGTCGCCGGATCACAGCCTACCATTGGCGCGGAGCGACCGCTTCTCGCCGCGGTCGCGGCGGTCAGCGCCGTCGGGGCGGCCAGCGGGCCGGGAACCGGCCTGGGGCGGGCGTTTCCAACCACTCGTACCCGGCGGTCGGACGAGTGCGACCCCGCGTAGCGCTCTCGCTGCATTCCGTGGCACTCGCCGACCTCGCCAATCCCCACTGTCACCCAGCGTAGCGAGAGCGCTCCGCTCCGTCGCAGTCGCCGGATCGCAGCCTACCATTGGCGCGCAGCGACCGCTTCCGCCGGCCATTGGGGTGGCCAGCGGGCCGGGCCAGGGGCGCTCCGTCGCAGTCGCCGGATCGCAGCTTACCGTTGGCGCGCAGCAACCGCTCCCCACGGGTGTTCGGGCGGCTGCCGCGGCTGGCCATGGGCCGCCCGTCGCACTCGCCGGGTCGCGGCACACCCTTGGCGCGCAGCGACCGCATTTCGCCGCGGTCGGGGTGGCCAGCGTGGTCGGGCGACCAGTGCGTTTCGGGAACAGGCCGGGCACCGTTCTGGGGCGGGCGGTGCCGAACCCTGCCGAACGCGAGTCCTGCGACGAAGCACGCCGCCGCGCGCCGGAGGCTTCTCCAAAAGCCGACGCACGTCGCCATCCCCCCGCCCCGTCCGAGTCCGCATGCTCCGGGACGCCACACCCGAAACGACCCTCGTACGCCCAACCCCGACCGCCCCCCTCATCGAGGAGCCGTGCAGCCATGCCCATCGATCGGAGCGCTGCGATCGCCGAGATCGCGAAGTCTCAGCACGGCCTCGTCACGCGGGGCCAGGCGTTGAGCATCGGACTGGCGTCGTCGTCCATCGCTCGCCACGTCCACTCGGGCCGGTGGGCGCGGATCGGTCGCGGGGTCTACCGCGTCTGGCCCATCGGGGCGCCGCTGGAGTGGGCACAGGCCGCCCTGCTGGCCGCCGGGCCCGAAAGCGCTCTCAGTCATACCTCGGCGGCGCACCTGAAGGGGTGGTCGGGTCGACCGGTCGAGATCGCGGAGGAACCGATCCACCTGATGTCGGTCGGGTCCGGGCCGCGCCCTCGGCCCCTGCTGGTGGTCCACCGCGTGACGGAGTTCGAGCCGGGTGACGTGGAGCGGCACGACGGGATCGCGCTGACCTCGTCCGCCCGCACGCTGATCGACTTGGCCGACCGACTACCGCCGACCGAGCTCGAACGAACGGTCGCACGCGCCTTGCGTGCGGAGTTGCTCACGATGGACGAGGTGGGCGCCGCGATCGACCGGTACGCCGGTCGGCGGGGCGTGGCGGCACTCCGGGCCCTGGCCGAACTGGAGGGTGGCCCGGCGCTGACCCGGTCCGAAGCGGAAGCGCGCTTTCTCGAACTGCTGCGAGGCAGCGGGCTGCCGCCGCCCCGCGCGAACCACCGACTCGGGCGGTGGGAGTGCGACTTCTCCTGTGGTCCCGAGAACGCGTGGTGGTCGAGATCGACGGGTTCGAGTTCCACAGCGGGCCCCAACGCTTCGAGCGCGACCGTGCGAAGGACAGCTGGCTGCTGTCGAAGGGGTTTCTCGTGCTCCGCTTCACATGGCGGCAAGTGAACGATCGCCCACTGCCCACCGTCGTGGCGCTCGCCCGTACGCTCGCCCGCCGCAGCGGCGGCGGATAGGCGAATGCCGAGCGGCGGTGGGTGAGCGAATGCGCCGCAGCCACGCGGGTGAGCGAGCGCGCCGCGTCTCACTCGCCCGGAGGCGACGCGTCGGCGCCCGGAGGCGAGGCATCGGCCGACGTCGGCGAGCCCTCCGAGACCGCGACCCCGACCTCGCCGTCGGCTCCGCTCCCCACCACGTGGACGGTGCGCGTCGGGAAGGCGAAATCGATGCCTTCGTCCTCGAAGCGCTCGTACAGGGCCAGGTTGATCTGCTCCTGGGTGTCCATGAAGGCGGTGTAGTCGGGCACCGACATGTAGTACACGGTCTCGAAGTCGATCGAGGAGTCCCCGAAGCCCTTCAGATGCGAGCGATCGAAACGGGTGTTGTCGAGCGCCTCCACGGCCTCGCGCACATACCCGGGGATCGCGCGCAGGACTGCGGCGGGGGTGCCGTAGGTGACCCCGATCGCGAACGCGACCCGGCGCTCGCGCATGCGGCCGTAGTTGCGAACCCGCGAACCGAGCAGGTCGGAGTTGGAGAAGACCAGCTGCTCACCGGAGAGCGAGCGTACGCGCGTGGTCTTGAGACCGACGTACTCCACCGTGCCACTGAGATCGTCCACCGACACGAAGTCGCCGATCACGAAGGGCTTGTCGAAGACGATCGACA contains the following coding sequences:
- a CDS encoding FKBP-type peptidyl-prolyl cis-trans isomerase, which produces MAHRLMPALAAATLLASACADAADTSSAALETQEQIASYGIGLNMGQQIAPAEGSLDMAAFQRGIADAMAGNEPAIEATEIQVALQAFSETVNQRMMEEREAAGAENRAAGEAYLAENAAREGVQVTASGLQYEVLEEGTGASPAPTDRVAIHYKGSLIDGTEFDASGETPLELGVNQFVSGFSEGLQLMTVGSTYRFVIPSDLAYGPQGSGPVIGPDATLVFEVELLEIL
- a CDS encoding Ig-like domain-containing protein, which codes for MIRTAFALAALSVAALAAPAAAQDWSGVTLRPEPSSLSLEAGGSAPLTVTAHDASGAEVEVTLRYAAPRSALRVRDGVVEAIAAGSWEIVASVVVSAESEVAPPTVRIPVTVEWPSVSRIEVLADEGRLHVGTRVDHRARAFHADGSQRPEAAIEWSSSDESVARVTSWGTVEGTGAGTATITAALEGARESFEVEVAPFDVASMRLTGGADEARTGETLTFEVDARDAAGAAVDGLSVTWSATFVPDDSIQAPGAGALVRDGRFVGEVPGRYEVFATAGERVARRTIDVRPREAIHEVEFTGQGGVRHVHTSDLWVFEGTDGRDYAITGTWGGDGVAYFWDVTDPATPMVYDSIQVDARTVNDVKVSPDGRWGALSREGASNRRNGVVILDLADPRNPRVAATYDQGLTGGVHNMFATNEHLFALSGGDKYVILDMSDLDAPAFVSEYNHPDSRIHDVWVHDGVAYSSEWGTGVVVVDVGNGRWGGTIDNPVFVTSVPYPVGRTHAAFPYVQESTGKVYLFLGDEILSRTGAAFAGYGSDDPWDPATGEGGVQAPTSGYIHIIDFTDPENPEDVARYEVPEFGTHNLWVEDDVLYVAYYEGGLRVVDVEGELLGNLATQGREMAVFKAFDPQGFLVNSPNAWGPQPYKGHVFFSDFNSGLWSVRIVPKDRPIS
- a CDS encoding Ig-like domain-containing protein, whose protein sequence is MKTLRILALAAAVAAFAPAPGAAQDASLDAARRVASLRAEPAEVTVEQGATTAFRVVAVDASGNVVEGADIRVVGRGVAVDLEAGRLTGGAGGEATVIASLVVPDDFTGEPPQLRVPVTVTWPAVDRIDIAARSSKTLYAGTGIRHSARALHADGSVRPGATFSWSSSDPAIATVDAFGNVEALAAGTVTIRADAEGARGSVTYTVPAFPAESLEIEGGAEQALQGDVVAFEAVATGASGAVTDLPITWATYYVPDDTINAPGAAGIVEEGRFVGESPGQYTVVATAGDLVARRTIDIRPREAVREVEVMGQGSVSHVHTSDLWVYEGVDGRDYAVTGTWGGDGWSYFWDVTNPAAVTKIDSIQVDARTVNDVKVSPDGRYAALSREGASNRRNGVVLIDLADPRAPRIVSTFDEGLTGGVHNMFATEDYLFALSGGDKFVILDVRDLENPTYVSEYNHPDSRTHDVWVYDGLAYSSEWGNGVVVVDVGNGRWGGTIENPVFVTNVPYPVGRTHAAFPYYQESTGKVYLFLGDEILNRGGAPWAGAGLSGIPREPGQQPTVTSGYIHIIDFTDPENPKDVARYEVPEYGTHNLWVEDDVLYVAYYEGGVRVVDVGGELMGNLATQGREMAVFKAHDPNGFVANGPFAWGPQPFKGHLFFSDFNSGLWSIRITPRNRPTT
- a CDS encoding YncE family protein produces the protein MTAPIRSGSLLALLMAAGCGGAPAGGAAAPSPTAGAAASSDAVYYAYVGAESADLMHRVRLGPDGASIDRTIPVGELAVENEGPHGFATSPDGRFIYMTTGHGVPDGKLWKFDAGADTLVADPILLGWFPATMDLTPDGLYALIVNFNLHGEMVPSTVSVVYTPDMIEVDQIETCVMPHGLRMEPSGVFAYSNCMMDDLMVEIDTRTFEVSRRFSVAVGEEGPAESMAMDHSAMGMDHSSMEMGGMQGMSMDPSCSPTWAEPSADGTMVYVACNKGDRILEVDRAEWSLKRVFETGRGPYNLDVTPDGRLLVATLKQGAGVEFFDLESGASLGSVPSTTTVTHGVVISPDSRYAFVSVEGVGAEPGKVDIYDLGDLEQVASLEVGQQAGGITFWKMEPAPSN
- a CDS encoding isochorismatase family protein, yielding MNRRGLVGWVVDVQNDFMRPDGRLYVRHLDDPEDPGAAVVAERIALAVRWLEGHADLVVFTGDWHALGDAEIEPESPNPALGTYPPHCMGRSEDRVEREGAALLPAVAPANPLVLDVGAGPREGVRTAREAIDSGRAVFIRKTRFDVFEGNAGTDAFVEAVAERLDDPEFVVLGVARDVCVTQAVDGLIDRGRTVTALRDATWGLGLESEGDTLARWRRGARVITLEDRVSEGRADR